Proteins encoded by one window of Sphingosinicella sp. BN140058:
- a CDS encoding HNH endonuclease: MPSRKARLQDRQTPSPVEAPAGCFLCERPLGQRIEWHHPVPKSRGGRETVAVHPICHRTIHAALDNTALARDFASADALRAHPEIARFLGWVKDKAPDFHAPTRRKRR, encoded by the coding sequence ATGCCGTCAAGGAAAGCCCGCCTGCAGGACCGTCAAACGCCGTCCCCGGTGGAGGCGCCTGCCGGCTGCTTTTTATGCGAACGGCCGCTCGGACAGCGGATCGAGTGGCACCACCCGGTGCCGAAGAGCCGGGGCGGGCGGGAGACGGTTGCCGTTCATCCGATCTGTCACCGCACCATTCATGCGGCACTCGACAACACGGCGCTGGCGCGGGACTTTGCCAGTGCGGATGCCCTGCGCGCCCATCCGGAGATCGCACGATTTCTCGGCTGGGTGAAGGACAAGGCACCCGATTTTCACGCTCCGACCCGGCGGAAGCGGCGCTGA
- a CDS encoding DMT family transporter, which produces MHDATRLQAARAARFAFPALLVSNLMLAFGPWMVRLADVGPVAAGFWRLALAAPFLLILARPGLRGTAAPSLGLIAVIAVSGLFFAADLAAWHVGIHMTKLANATLFGNCSSFLLMLYGFVVLRKLPQRIQWVALALAGAGAALLLGSSYEMSPKNLRGDLFALLAGFFYALYLVVIDRARRTVAPMPVLAIATIAGAIPLLLFAALLGEAILPEAWTPLILLSLGSQLIGQGLLVYAVGHLSPVVVGLTLLTQPAATAVIGWFAYGERLGAADAIGAVLIAAALVLIRLPEPEEG; this is translated from the coding sequence ATGCACGACGCCACTCGCCTTCAGGCCGCACGCGCGGCGCGTTTCGCCTTTCCGGCCTTGCTGGTGTCGAACCTGATGCTCGCCTTCGGGCCGTGGATGGTGCGGCTCGCCGACGTCGGGCCGGTCGCGGCCGGCTTCTGGCGTCTCGCCCTTGCCGCGCCGTTCCTGCTCATCCTCGCCCGGCCGGGCCTGCGGGGGACGGCGGCGCCGTCTTTGGGCTTGATTGCGGTGATCGCGGTCAGCGGGCTGTTCTTCGCGGCCGATCTCGCCGCCTGGCATGTCGGCATCCACATGACCAAGCTCGCCAACGCCACCCTGTTTGGCAATTGCTCGAGCTTCCTGCTGATGCTCTACGGCTTCGTCGTGCTGCGCAAGCTGCCGCAGAGGATACAGTGGGTCGCGCTGGCGCTCGCCGGCGCCGGTGCCGCCCTTTTGCTCGGCTCGAGCTACGAAATGTCGCCGAAGAACCTGCGCGGCGATCTGTTCGCCCTGCTCGCAGGCTTCTTCTACGCTCTCTACCTCGTCGTCATCGATCGGGCGCGGCGCACGGTGGCACCGATGCCGGTGCTCGCCATCGCCACGATCGCCGGTGCGATACCGTTGCTGCTGTTCGCAGCTTTGCTCGGCGAGGCGATCCTGCCCGAGGCCTGGACTCCGCTGATCCTGCTGTCCCTCGGCAGCCAGCTGATCGGCCAGGGCCTGCTCGTCTATGCGGTCGGGCATCTGTCGCCGGTCGTCGTCGGCCTGACCCTGCTTACCCAGCCGGCGGCGACGGCGGTGATCGGCTGGTTCGCTTATGGCGAGCGGCTCGGCGCAGCCGACGCGATCGGCGCCGTTCTGATCGCCGCGGCGCTGGTGCTTATCCGGCTGCCGGAGCCCGAAGAGGGGTAG
- a CDS encoding Crp/Fnr family transcriptional regulator, with the protein MIKRLESRSPLSDSDREALASLQHSVRKVPTGGHLVRDGEPPVHCALLLSGYAYRYKITGEGARQIVSLHMAGEFVDLQNSFLQISDHSVQTLTEAEVAFVPMQAIRDITLAHPGVARALWVDTLIDSSIFREWVVNVGRRDSRTRVAHILCEFSLRLEAAGLAKDHRYELPMTQEQLADAVGLTSVHVNRVLRQLGEEGLISRDRRSITIENWPRLREAGDFNERYLHHDFVAAARN; encoded by the coding sequence ATGATCAAGCGGCTCGAAAGCCGTTCGCCGCTCTCGGACTCCGATCGGGAGGCCCTGGCGTCCCTTCAGCACAGTGTCCGCAAGGTGCCGACCGGCGGCCATCTGGTCCGCGACGGCGAGCCGCCGGTGCACTGCGCGCTGCTGCTCTCCGGTTACGCCTATCGCTACAAGATTACCGGCGAAGGCGCGCGGCAGATCGTCTCTCTGCACATGGCCGGAGAATTCGTCGACCTGCAGAACAGCTTCCTTCAAATCTCCGATCACAGCGTGCAGACCCTGACCGAAGCCGAGGTGGCCTTCGTGCCGATGCAGGCGATCCGGGACATCACCCTCGCCCATCCAGGCGTGGCCCGCGCGTTGTGGGTCGACACTCTGATCGATTCATCGATCTTTCGCGAGTGGGTCGTCAATGTCGGCCGCCGCGACAGCCGGACCCGCGTCGCCCACATATTGTGCGAATTCTCGCTGCGGCTGGAGGCCGCCGGTCTTGCCAAGGACCATCGCTACGAATTGCCGATGACCCAGGAACAGCTCGCCGATGCCGTCGGCCTCACCTCCGTCCACGTCAATCGGGTGCTGCGCCAGCTGGGCGAGGAAGGCCTGATCAGCCGAGACCGGCGATCGATCACCATCGAGAATTGGCCCCGGCTAAGGGAAGCGGGCGACTTCAACGAACGCTATCTCCACCACGATTTCGTCGCGGCGGCACGGAACTGA
- a CDS encoding pitrilysin family protein: protein MTKAGLLGMGMILAIAPAPAGARDTAARPAKAAQAIAVPPIAFKERRLANGLRVITIKDASTSNVAVSVWYEVGSKHDPEGRSGFAHLFEHILSRKTRNMPYNMINKLTEDVGGVRNASTWYDRTNYYEIVPARYLETMLWTHAERMALPVVDENVFETERNVVKEELRQRVLAPPYGRLRLLLNEQGWDRMPHRRPGIGSIEQLDAATLADARAFHEAFYGPDTATLIVSGNFDEAQLQRWVDTYFAAIPSRPNRIPLAITARDPMPSAPRKVTMYAPNVPLPVVGSLWRIPGSAHPDMPALAVLDMILTAGDSSRLNRSLVYDRQLATSIVGDLSDVEEQGYYAPYAILAGGKGVEEVETALAGEIARVREAPVTAAELAEAKTELLAAALRERETFSGRAFELGEALVRTGDPRAADARLAAVQKVTVADVQRVARTYLAPNAAVDFRYLSEAQRPAGAADAWANPVPMPAFGRVPAATRPPHSLADEGARQQPPVPSAAVPVTPPVIAQEKLPNGLSVVTARTGDVPIASMLLVVKGGASTDPRAKAGLASMAATLATRGTPTRTAQQIAAELESLGAEIGSGAGPDGAFLSISAPVANLEAAGRILFDVATHATFPEAELARERKRALDGLSIAVRDPGALASLVVTPLVYGSAPYGTIANGTPTSLQTLTRDDLVRHHRTWWHPGNAALIVSGGIDADRSTALAQALFGGWQGAGPAPQAPAARAGEARPVRTIIVDMPGSGQAAVIAALPSLARGAADYYPLTLANAVLGAGSNGRLFQEVRVKRALSYGAYSAMPARMDTSVLTASAQTKNESAADVAQIFLTELDRLGREPLDGDAAAKRIAFLTGNFNRQVETSGGLGGVLANLVQQGLPPEEAALYVSRMERVTPAAASAVAARIAAGQRASLVIVGDSAKFLGKIKAIRPDVEVIPLAELDLDSATLRKAR, encoded by the coding sequence ATGACGAAAGCCGGCTTGCTGGGGATGGGCATGATCCTGGCGATCGCCCCAGCCCCGGCAGGCGCCCGGGATACGGCTGCGCGCCCCGCCAAAGCGGCTCAGGCGATCGCCGTTCCGCCGATCGCCTTCAAGGAAAGGCGGCTCGCCAATGGCCTCCGGGTGATCACGATCAAGGATGCGAGCACGTCCAACGTCGCGGTGTCCGTCTGGTACGAGGTCGGCTCGAAGCATGATCCGGAAGGGCGCTCCGGCTTTGCGCACCTGTTCGAGCACATCCTGTCGCGCAAGACGCGGAACATGCCCTATAACATGATCAACAAGCTCACCGAGGATGTGGGCGGCGTCCGCAACGCGTCGACCTGGTACGACCGGACCAATTATTACGAGATCGTTCCCGCCCGCTATCTTGAGACGATGCTGTGGACGCATGCCGAGCGGATGGCCCTGCCCGTCGTCGACGAGAATGTGTTCGAGACCGAACGCAACGTGGTCAAGGAGGAACTGCGCCAGCGTGTGCTTGCGCCGCCGTACGGACGGCTTCGCCTGTTGCTGAACGAGCAGGGCTGGGACCGCATGCCGCACCGGCGGCCCGGCATCGGCAGTATCGAGCAGCTCGATGCGGCCACACTCGCTGACGCGCGCGCCTTTCATGAGGCCTTTTATGGTCCGGACACGGCGACCCTGATCGTGTCGGGCAATTTCGACGAGGCGCAGCTGCAGCGCTGGGTCGATACCTATTTCGCCGCCATCCCGAGCCGGCCGAACCGCATCCCGCTTGCGATCACGGCGCGCGATCCGATGCCCTCGGCACCCCGCAAAGTCACCATGTACGCGCCCAACGTGCCGTTGCCGGTGGTCGGCTCGCTGTGGCGGATCCCCGGCTCGGCCCACCCCGATATGCCGGCGCTTGCCGTGCTCGACATGATCCTGACCGCCGGGGACAGCTCGCGGCTCAACCGCAGCCTCGTCTACGACCGGCAGCTTGCCACCTCGATCGTCGGCGATCTCAGCGACGTCGAGGAGCAGGGTTATTATGCCCCCTACGCAATCCTCGCCGGCGGCAAGGGGGTCGAAGAGGTCGAGACCGCCCTCGCCGGCGAGATCGCCCGCGTCCGCGAGGCGCCGGTGACCGCCGCCGAACTTGCCGAAGCCAAGACCGAACTGCTCGCGGCCGCCCTGCGCGAACGCGAAACCTTCAGCGGGCGCGCGTTCGAGCTTGGCGAAGCTTTGGTCCGCACCGGCGATCCGCGCGCGGCGGACGCGCGTCTCGCCGCCGTGCAGAAGGTCACCGTGGCGGACGTCCAGCGGGTTGCACGAACCTATCTGGCGCCGAACGCGGCGGTGGACTTTCGCTATCTGAGCGAGGCGCAGCGTCCGGCCGGCGCGGCGGACGCCTGGGCCAATCCGGTGCCGATGCCGGCCTTCGGACGCGTTCCGGCAGCGACACGGCCGCCGCACAGCCTCGCCGACGAGGGCGCGCGGCAACAGCCGCCCGTGCCCAGCGCCGCAGTGCCGGTCACGCCGCCGGTGATCGCACAGGAGAAGCTGCCGAACGGCCTGAGCGTCGTCACGGCGAGGACCGGTGATGTTCCGATCGCGTCCATGCTGCTGGTGGTGAAGGGGGGCGCATCGACCGATCCACGAGCCAAGGCAGGCCTGGCGTCGATGGCCGCGACGCTTGCCACCCGCGGCACCCCGACCCGCACTGCCCAGCAGATCGCCGCCGAGCTCGAATCGCTCGGCGCGGAGATCGGCAGCGGTGCCGGTCCCGACGGCGCCTTCCTGTCGATTTCCGCTCCGGTGGCGAATCTCGAAGCGGCCGGGCGCATCCTCTTCGACGTTGCCACCCATGCGACCTTCCCCGAGGCGGAACTGGCGCGTGAACGCAAGCGGGCGCTCGACGGACTGTCGATCGCGGTGCGCGATCCGGGCGCCCTCGCCAGCCTGGTGGTGACGCCGCTCGTCTACGGCAGCGCGCCGTACGGAACGATCGCCAACGGAACGCCGACGTCGCTTCAGACCCTGACCCGCGACGATCTCGTCCGCCATCATCGAACCTGGTGGCACCCGGGCAATGCCGCTCTCATCGTCTCCGGCGGGATCGATGCGGACCGCTCCACCGCGCTTGCCCAGGCGCTGTTCGGCGGCTGGCAAGGCGCGGGGCCGGCGCCGCAGGCACCGGCGGCACGCGCCGGCGAGGCTCGGCCGGTGCGCACGATCATCGTCGACATGCCGGGTTCGGGACAGGCCGCGGTGATCGCAGCCTTGCCCTCGCTGGCCCGGGGCGCAGCCGATTACTACCCGCTCACCCTGGCCAATGCGGTGCTCGGCGCCGGATCGAACGGACGCCTGTTCCAGGAGGTGCGGGTCAAGCGCGCGCTCTCCTACGGCGCGTACAGCGCCATGCCGGCGCGAATGGACACCTCGGTGCTGACCGCGAGCGCGCAGACCAAGAATGAGAGCGCGGCCGACGTCGCCCAGATCTTCCTGACCGAGCTCGATCGGCTCGGCCGGGAGCCGCTCGACGGCGATGCCGCAGCGAAGCGGATTGCCTTCCTGACCGGCAATTTCAACCGCCAGGTGGAGACTAGCGGCGGCCTTGGCGGGGTGCTTGCCAATCTCGTCCAGCAGGGCCTGCCGCCGGAGGAGGCCGCGCTTTATGTCAGCCGCATGGAAAGGGTGACTCCGGCTGCCGCGTCCGCGGTGGCCGCGCGCATCGCCGCCGGGCAGCGGGCGAGCCTGGTGATCGTCGGCGACTCCGCCAAGTTCCTCGGCAAGATCAAGGCGATACGCCCTGATGTCGAGGTGATCCCACTGGCCGAACTCGATCTGGATTCGGCGACGCTGCGAAAAGCGAGATGA
- a CDS encoding ShlB/FhaC/HecB family hemolysin secretion/activation protein: protein MSLAHVGGLLLSLAAPVHAQTAADAPHERTGPGAEPPILPAWASPHALPSQAPAADDKSQPVTGGEQRVRSIVVVGDFARGGGIPVSSWRPPEGSAAALRLDHRPGEALDAAWIRRQFALNGLPGSEGRVSAALALVQSINRALVTAGFVNSGLIVSESSRISNGVLEVRLVEGRLVPPANDEEAISVAFADDDPNGLTAGFIRRRFPAAARTPLSAVAIERDFRLLAESPAIRTINADLRPGARPGEASLHLLVEPARRGDVSFGYANDRSPAVGSERLSAAGYLRNALTGGDLITAEIGYTKGVEDAQIAYATPFLSPRTSLNLRGSYNDAAVVDRPLLPLDIRAEERAVEGGIVHRLIEEPLAPTAVAGRWTPSRTLSAGLLVAYRDQRSFLFGEPFSFAPGSKDGRSRYGALRLTGDYLVRGVREVLAVSATATMGLGGTRSDIPGILNPDPNFLAGLVQINYARRLGGSGLEVRARLAGQLASGILYSGERLSIGGQSSVRGYRENLFLVDEGAIGGAELAWNFNLAGRAAAQRRFEWGSFSLSGFADAAFAHNQADPQPPRRFIASLGAGLAWTPSDALQLSIVRGEALRDVPRSGSRDLQDRGWHFRLTVRPLRLLGT from the coding sequence GTGAGCCTCGCCCACGTCGGCGGCCTGCTGCTGAGCCTCGCCGCACCCGTGCACGCGCAGACGGCGGCCGACGCGCCGCATGAACGCACCGGGCCCGGAGCAGAGCCGCCGATCCTCCCGGCATGGGCGAGCCCGCACGCTCTGCCGTCGCAAGCCCCGGCAGCAGACGACAAATCGCAGCCCGTGACGGGGGGAGAACAGCGGGTCCGATCGATCGTCGTCGTGGGCGACTTCGCCCGGGGCGGCGGCATTCCCGTTTCCAGCTGGCGTCCTCCCGAAGGCAGCGCCGCCGCGCTCCGGCTCGATCATCGTCCCGGCGAAGCCCTGGATGCGGCGTGGATCAGGCGGCAGTTCGCGCTTAACGGCCTTCCCGGCAGCGAGGGCCGCGTGTCCGCGGCGCTGGCGCTGGTCCAGTCGATCAATCGTGCGCTGGTCACCGCTGGCTTCGTCAATTCCGGCCTGATCGTATCGGAGAGTTCCCGGATCAGCAACGGCGTCCTGGAAGTGCGGCTGGTCGAGGGCCGGCTGGTCCCTCCCGCCAACGACGAAGAGGCGATTAGCGTCGCGTTCGCGGACGACGATCCGAACGGACTCACCGCCGGATTCATTCGTCGCCGCTTCCCGGCCGCGGCGCGAACGCCGCTCAGCGCCGTTGCGATCGAGCGCGATTTCCGCCTACTGGCGGAGAGCCCGGCGATCCGCACGATCAACGCCGATCTTCGCCCCGGCGCCCGTCCCGGAGAAGCAAGCCTGCACCTCCTGGTCGAACCCGCGCGGCGCGGCGACGTCAGCTTCGGCTACGCCAACGATCGCTCGCCGGCGGTTGGCAGCGAGCGTCTCTCCGCGGCGGGCTACTTGCGTAACGCACTGACCGGCGGAGACCTGATCACCGCCGAGATCGGCTATACGAAGGGCGTGGAGGATGCGCAGATCGCTTATGCGACGCCGTTTCTCTCCCCGCGGACCAGCCTGAACCTGCGCGGCAGCTACAACGATGCCGCGGTGGTGGACCGCCCGTTGCTTCCACTCGACATCCGTGCCGAGGAGCGCGCGGTCGAAGGCGGCATCGTCCACCGCTTGATCGAGGAGCCGCTCGCGCCGACCGCCGTCGCCGGCCGGTGGACTCCGTCGCGAACCCTGTCAGCCGGGCTGCTGGTCGCCTATCGCGATCAGCGCAGCTTCCTGTTCGGCGAGCCATTCTCCTTCGCGCCGGGATCGAAGGACGGGCGCAGCCGCTACGGCGCGCTGCGGCTGACCGGCGATTATCTCGTGCGCGGGGTGCGGGAGGTGCTTGCCGTCTCGGCGACCGCGACGATGGGCCTTGGCGGGACCCGGTCCGACATCCCGGGCATCCTCAATCCGGACCCAAACTTCCTCGCCGGCCTGGTGCAGATCAATTATGCGCGGCGGCTCGGCGGATCGGGGCTGGAAGTGCGCGCACGGCTTGCCGGTCAGCTGGCCAGCGGCATCCTCTATTCGGGCGAGCGGCTGTCGATCGGTGGCCAGAGCAGCGTCCGGGGCTATCGAGAGAATCTCTTCCTGGTCGACGAAGGCGCGATCGGCGGAGCTGAGCTTGCGTGGAACTTCAACCTTGCCGGCAGAGCGGCGGCGCAGCGCCGGTTCGAATGGGGATCGTTCTCGCTTTCCGGATTTGCCGACGCCGCATTCGCGCACAATCAGGCGGACCCGCAGCCGCCGCGGCGGTTCATCGCCAGTCTCGGCGCGGGCCTCGCCTGGACTCCGTCGGATGCGCTGCAGCTGTCGATCGTGCGCGGCGAAGCGCTGCGCGACGTTCCCCGCTCCGGCTCACGAGACCTGCAGGACCGCGGCTGGCACTTTCGCCTGACGGTCCGCCCGCTCCGGCTGCTCGGCACGTGA
- a CDS encoding filamentous hemagglutinin N-terminal domain-containing protein produces the protein MKALLAAAMLLATGGRAIAQAPAATTITPDTAGGLALGTVVTRSGSVASIDGGQVSGANLFHSFSHFDVAAGDTARWTHAAGNADAIANVVNRVTGGDPSRLFGTLDSSALPNADFYFLNPAGVIFGAEARLNVPAAAHFSTAGTLRFADGTAFIVATPSGSTLSMAAPEAFGFLGNEGAILVDGTNAALLPDDSTLSLSAADIQIRDATLTGGGIRLHGAGAGASIVPLSAETPGSGSVSLDNSFLITTATAAARGEIVVAGGDVSLNGSALSAYSSPDAAGGAIDVTADTLTLLEASNLMTTGIDGTSAGDMTIAARRIDLRGGSVIASRSTAEGAPGTISLTGEQIRLSNADIVSEAFGSGDAGVVHLAGRDSVTLEDLSSISTDSNGSGDGGAVLIETSNLRLADSFISADALGEGDAGGVLIDSENAELVRSYMTSDSYDTGDGGLVQLNVPGTLALRDESYLTSNAYSQGDSGGVLIGGGTLLLDRSSILASASGDGEAILVGIDLSDRLRLENGARIASNTSGRGEAGGILIEAPRVELVGGAIASEALGEGDGGLISIDASHSVTLEGGATLSSDSRGAGDAGGIAITTPSLRVADSRISSDGLGDGDGGDLAIDVAGALVIDDGTISAGIEGKGLGGDITIAAREIEIGFGGISANSGFFASGDGGDVTIRTDSLAMKALSSITSNSGDRGNGGNVVIQAGRLTMDSQATITSRSHGSGNGGSVSLRGGSARMTDSWIDSDAFGAGNGGAVTVELASLEMLRSRISSEAGDVGNAGTVDIRVSGSMTLDNTDIGTSTAGSGAAGDLTIEAGTLQASGRTLIGSDASGEATGPSGNVEIVARALTLTEGSTITTSSVNSNPAGSVGVEAEDLLVSGTGSQIASENLSDGGGAAGNVVLSGARITIAEGGRLTTNSANGAAGNILIDMPPTGFLTLIGSGQPGAIETSSGPGTGGLIIIASPFAIVSHGGEILALGESGGANVLISSNYFITSADRLNRVEVDGDLEFDNAIYDVSAGTVAPDLSVIDASGILRGQCPALRAGGRFSQLSVRPTGPYALPAALPTGTTSRPNTCR, from the coding sequence ATGAAAGCCCTGCTCGCAGCAGCCATGCTTCTGGCCACCGGCGGCCGCGCGATCGCGCAGGCGCCGGCGGCGACGACGATCACCCCCGATACCGCCGGCGGCCTTGCGCTCGGCACCGTCGTGACCCGCAGCGGATCCGTGGCCTCGATCGATGGCGGACAGGTGTCGGGCGCCAATCTGTTCCACAGCTTCTCGCACTTCGATGTCGCCGCCGGCGACACCGCCCGCTGGACGCACGCCGCCGGCAATGCCGATGCGATCGCAAACGTCGTCAACCGGGTCACCGGTGGCGATCCCTCGCGACTGTTCGGCACCCTCGACAGCAGCGCGCTGCCCAACGCCGATTTCTATTTCCTCAACCCGGCCGGAGTGATCTTCGGCGCCGAAGCCCGGTTGAACGTGCCCGCTGCCGCCCATTTCTCGACCGCGGGCACGCTTCGCTTCGCGGACGGTACCGCCTTCATCGTCGCCACGCCGAGCGGGTCGACGCTGTCGATGGCGGCTCCTGAGGCGTTCGGGTTCCTCGGCAACGAGGGCGCGATTCTGGTCGACGGCACCAATGCGGCGTTGCTTCCCGACGATTCCACGCTCTCGCTCAGCGCCGCCGATATCCAAATCCGCGACGCGACTCTGACCGGCGGCGGAATCCGGCTCCACGGCGCCGGTGCCGGAGCGAGCATCGTCCCGCTCTCGGCTGAAACGCCGGGCAGCGGATCGGTCAGTCTGGACAATTCATTCCTGATCACCACCGCTACCGCCGCTGCCCGCGGAGAGATCGTTGTGGCCGGCGGCGACGTCTCGTTGAACGGCAGCGCTCTTTCGGCTTATTCGTCTCCGGACGCGGCCGGCGGCGCCATCGATGTGACGGCCGATACGCTGACGCTGTTAGAGGCATCAAACCTCATGACGACGGGGATCGACGGGACCTCCGCAGGCGACATGACGATTGCGGCGCGCCGGATCGACCTTCGCGGCGGATCGGTGATCGCCTCGCGCAGCACTGCCGAGGGCGCGCCCGGAACGATCAGCCTGACCGGTGAGCAGATCCGGCTGTCCAACGCCGACATCGTCTCCGAGGCGTTCGGCAGCGGCGACGCAGGCGTCGTGCATCTCGCCGGTCGCGACAGCGTCACCCTCGAAGATTTGTCGTCGATTTCGACCGACTCGAACGGCTCGGGCGACGGCGGCGCCGTCCTGATCGAGACGTCGAACCTTCGCCTCGCCGACAGCTTCATCTCCGCCGATGCGCTGGGGGAAGGCGACGCAGGCGGGGTTCTGATCGACAGCGAGAATGCGGAGCTGGTGCGATCCTACATGACGTCGGATTCCTACGACACCGGCGATGGCGGCCTCGTCCAGCTGAATGTTCCGGGAACCCTGGCCCTCCGCGACGAATCCTATCTGACCTCGAACGCCTATTCCCAAGGCGATTCCGGCGGCGTGCTGATCGGAGGCGGCACATTGCTGCTCGATCGCAGCAGCATCCTTGCCAGTGCCTCGGGCGACGGCGAGGCGATATTGGTCGGAATCGATCTCAGCGATCGCCTGCGACTCGAAAACGGAGCGAGGATCGCGTCGAACACGTCCGGGCGCGGAGAAGCCGGCGGCATCCTGATCGAAGCGCCGCGGGTGGAACTGGTCGGGGGTGCCATCGCCTCCGAGGCGCTCGGCGAAGGCGATGGCGGGCTGATCTCCATCGACGCGAGCCACTCGGTCACGCTCGAAGGCGGGGCCACGCTCAGCTCCGACAGTCGCGGCGCCGGCGATGCCGGCGGCATTGCGATCACCACGCCCTCGCTTCGAGTAGCAGACAGCCGAATCTCCTCGGACGGGCTCGGCGACGGCGATGGCGGCGACCTTGCGATCGATGTCGCCGGCGCCCTCGTCATCGACGACGGCACGATTTCCGCCGGCATCGAGGGAAAGGGGCTTGGCGGCGACATCACCATCGCCGCGCGGGAGATCGAGATCGGCTTCGGCGGCATCTCCGCCAACAGCGGTTTCTTCGCCAGCGGCGACGGCGGCGACGTTACCATCCGCACCGACAGCCTGGCGATGAAGGCGCTGAGTTCGATCACGTCGAATTCGGGCGACCGCGGCAACGGCGGCAATGTCGTCATCCAGGCCGGACGCCTTACGATGGACAGCCAGGCGACGATCACCTCTCGCAGTCATGGCAGCGGCAATGGCGGCTCGGTGTCGTTGCGCGGCGGCAGTGCGCGCATGACCGATTCGTGGATCGATTCGGATGCGTTCGGCGCCGGCAATGGCGGCGCCGTCACGGTGGAACTCGCATCGCTGGAAATGCTGCGCAGCCGGATCAGTTCGGAAGCGGGCGATGTCGGCAATGCCGGCACCGTCGACATACGGGTGAGCGGCAGCATGACCCTCGACAACACCGATATCGGCACCAGCACGGCCGGCTCGGGCGCAGCGGGAGATCTGACCATCGAGGCGGGCACGCTGCAGGCATCCGGGCGGACGCTGATCGGATCGGATGCGAGCGGAGAAGCAACCGGCCCCAGCGGCAATGTCGAGATTGTGGCCCGCGCGCTGACGCTGACCGAGGGATCGACGATCACCACGTCCTCGGTCAACTCGAATCCCGCGGGTAGTGTCGGCGTCGAAGCCGAAGACCTGCTGGTCTCCGGCACAGGCTCGCAGATCGCCAGCGAGAATCTGAGCGACGGCGGCGGTGCTGCCGGCAACGTCGTCCTGAGCGGCGCGCGCATTACGATCGCCGAAGGCGGTCGTTTGACCACCAACTCGGCGAACGGCGCGGCCGGCAACATCCTCATCGACATGCCGCCGACCGGCTTCCTCACCCTCATCGGCAGCGGCCAGCCCGGTGCGATCGAGACATCGTCCGGACCCGGCACTGGCGGCCTGATCATCATCGCCAGCCCGTTCGCGATCGTCTCGCACGGCGGCGAGATCCTCGCGCTCGGCGAGAGCGGCGGCGCCAACGTGCTCATCTCCAGCAACTACTTCATCACCTCGGCCGATCGGCTGAACCGGGTGGAAGTGGATGGCGATCTCGAGTTCGACAACGCCATTTACGACGTCAGCGCCGGCACCGTCGCACCCGATCTGTCGGTAATCGACGCGTCAGGAATCCTGCGCGGGCAATGTCCGGCGCTCCGGGCCGGCGGCCGCTTCAGCCAGCTTTCGGTGCGGCCGACCGGGCCCTATGCGCTTCCGGCCGCCCTCCCCACGGGGACGACGTCCCGGCCGAACACGTGCCGGTGA